From the Saccharomycodes ludwigii strain NBRC 1722 chromosome I, whole genome shotgun sequence genome, one window contains:
- the RPL19B gene encoding 60S ribosomal protein eL19 (similar to Saccharomyces cerevisiae YBR084C-A | RPL19A | Ribosomal Protein of the Large subunit (paralog of YBL027W | RPL19B)): MVVYVFHSNVANLRTQKRLAAAVAGVGKRKIWMDPNETSEIAQANSRNAVRKLIKSGTIVKKPTRVHSRSRTRLMAESKRNGRHTGYGKRKGTKEARLPSQVVWIRRLRVLRRLLAKYRDAGKIDKHLYHTLYKASKGNTFKHKRALVEHIIQAKADASREKALNEEAETRRIKNRALRERRTQRITEKKEALLKEDA, from the exons atggttGTTTACGTTTTCCATTCCAATGT GGCTAACTTACGTACTCAAAAGAGACTTGCCGCTGCTGTTGCCGGTGTTGGTAAAAGAAAGATTTGGATGGATCCAAATGAAACTTCTGAAATTGCTCAAGCCAACTCGAGAAATGCTGTTAGAAAGTTGATCAAGAGCGGTACCATTGTCAAGAAGCCAACTAGAGTTCATTCTAGATCTAGAACCAGATTGATGGCCGAATCCAAGAGAAATGGTCGTCACACCGGTTATGGTAAGAGAAAGGGTACCAAAGAAGCTCGTTTGCCATCCCAAGTTGTTTGGATTAGAAGATTACGTGTTTTGAGAAGATTATTGGCCAAGTACCGTGATGCTGGTAAGATTGACAAGCACTTGTATCACACTTTGTACAAGGCTTCTAAGGGTAACACTTTTAAGCACAAGAGAGCTTTAGTTGAACATATTATTCAAGCCAAGGCTGATGCTTCTCGTGAAAAGGCTTTGAATGAAGAAGCTGAAACTAGAAGAATCAAGAACAGAGCTTTGAGAGAAAGAAGAACCCAAAGAATTACCgaaaagaaagaagctTTGTTGAAAGAAGATGCTTAA
- a CDS encoding uncharacterized protein (similar to Saccharomyces cerevisiae YGR031W | IMO32 | Intermediate cleaved by Mitochondrial Octapeptidyl aminopeptidase) has translation MNKRTFSLFSQSKLFITFNKKTVLNTANPPFFNRASQSCYSTGPLYTNHNNAAKTKTTQGVYGSTEVFNEDLCADNIQTVPLAYETHKYSDNSDELHSPLIVLHGLFGSKASNRTMARKLKETLKRNVYCLDLRNHGDSPHISRHDYPAMAADVERWIHDFGKSTFKKNKPIIVGHSMGAKCAMSVVLRKPNLCKMLCVIDNAPVATMPTIQFPRYVKQLLKIVHDPNVHTNKQCLEILDKVEKNPVVKNFLMTVLTKYKDPETGLIRYKSKIPLGILNDAITKGNISNWEFNSWIHRWNGPSLFIRGTKSSYCCDEYLVDVGRFFPNFEVFDIEGTHWVNTEKPDECASAITNFVERHEDL, from the coding sequence atgAATAAAAGAACTTTTTCGCTTTTTTCTCAATCAAAACTTTTCATTacctttaataaaaaaactgtttTAAATACAGCCAACCCCCCCTTTTTTAACAGGGCCTCTCAATCCTGTTACTCCACAGGCCCATTATATACAAATCATAATAACGcagcaaaaacaaaaaccaCCCAAGGTGTATACGGATCAACCGAAGTATTCAACGAAGATTTATGTGCAGACAATATTCAAACAGTGCCTTTAGCCTATGAAACACATAAATACAGCGACAACAGTGATGAATTACATTCTCCATTAATTGTTTTGCATGGGTTGTTTGGTAGTAAGGCTAGCAATAGAACTATGGCTCGCAAATTAAAGGAAACACTGAAAAGAAACGTTTACTGTTTAGATTTGAGAAATCATGGGGATTCCCCTCATATTTCTAGACATGACTACCCAGCTATGGCAGCTGATGTAGAAAGATGGATCCATGATTTCGGTAAAAGTACCTTTAAGAAAAACAAGCCTATTATTGTAGGTCATTCAATGGGTGCCAAATGTGCAATGAGCGTTGTGCTAAGGAAACCAAATTTATGCAAGATGTTATGTGTTATTGATAACGCTCCAGTAGCCACTATGCCTACAATCCAGTTCCCCCGTTATGTCAAACAATTGTTGAAGATTGTTCACGATCCTAATGTTCacacaaataaacaatgtTTGGAGATTCTAGACAAAGTAGAAAAAAATCCAGTTGTcaagaattttttaatgaccGTATTAACTAAGTATAAAGATCCTGAAACTGGCTTGATTAGGTATAAATCAAAGATCCCATTGGGCATACTAAATGATGCTATAACCAAGGGTAATATTTCCAACTGGGAATTTAATTCCTGGATCCATAGGTGGAACGGACCAAGCTTATTTATTAGAGGTACCAAGTCATCTTATTGTTGTGATGAATATCTAGTGGACGTTGGTAGATTTTTTCCTAATTTTGAAGTTTTCGACATCGAGGGTACTCACTGGGTTAATACCGAAAAACCTGATGAATGTGCTAGTGCTATTACCAACTTTGTAGAAAGACATGAAGATTTGTAA
- the RPP0 gene encoding 60S ribosomal protein uL10 (similar to Saccharomyces cerevisiae YLR340W | RPP0 | Ribosomal Protein P0): MGGVREKKAEYFAKLRELLEEYKSVFVVGVDNVSSQQMHEVRKNLRGKGVVLMGKNTMVRRAIRGFLSELPDYEKLLPFIKGNVGFIFTNESLKDIKDVIISNKVAAPARAGAIAPEDIWVLAVNTGMEPGKTSFFQALGVPTKIARGTIEIVSDVKVVEAGKKVGASEASLLNLLNISPFTYGLTVVQVYDNGQVFPPSILDITDEELVSHFVSAVSTITTISLASGYPTLPAVPHYIINNYKDLLAVAVATKYVFPEVEDLFDRLENPEKYAGAAPAAAAAAETEAADEEAPAEEAEESDDDMGFGLFD; encoded by the coding sequence ATGGGAGGCGTCCGTGAAAAGAAAGCTGAATACTTTGCTAAGTTAAGAGAATTGTTAGAAGAATACAAATCTGTCTTCGTTGTTGGTGTTGACAATGTTTCTTCCCAACAAATGCATGAAGTTAGAAAGAATTTGAGAGGTAAGGGTGTCGTTTTGATGGGTAAGAACACCATGGTTAGACGTGCCATCAGAGGTTTCTTGAGTGAATTACCAGATTATGAAAAATTGTTGCCTTTTATCAAGGGTAATGttggttttattttcaccaaTGAATCTTTGAAAGATATCAAGGATGTTATCATTTCCAACAAGGTTGCTGCTCCAGCTAGAGCCGGTGCCATTGCTCCAGAGGATATCTGGGTTCTTGCTGTTAACACTGGTATGGAACCAGGTAAGACTTCCTTTTTCCAAGCCTTGGGTGTTCCAACCAAGATTGCCAGAGGTACAATTGAAATTGTTTCTGATGTCAAGGTTGTTGAAGCCGGTAAAAAGGTTGGTGCTTCTGAAGCCTCTTTGTTGAATTTGTTGAACATTTCTCCATTTACTTATGGTTTAACTGTTGTTCAAGTTTACGATAATGGTCAAGTTTTCCCACCTTCCATTTTGGATATCACCGATGAAGAATTGGTTTCCCATTTTGTTTCTGCTGTTAGCACCATTACCACCATTTCCTTGGCTTCTGGTTATCCAACTTTGCCAGCTGTTCCACACTATATCATCAACAACTACAAAGATTTATTGGCCGTTGCAGTTGCAACCAAATATGTCTTcccagaagttgaagatTTGTTTGACAGATTGGAAAACCCAGAAAAATATGCCGGTGCTGCTCCAGCTGCTGCTGCCGCTGCTGAAACCGAGGCTGCCGATGAAGAAGCTCCAGCTGAAGAAGCAGAAGAATCTGATGACGACATGGGTTTCGGTTTGTTTGATTAA
- the MIS1 gene encoding trifunctional formate-tetrahydrofolate ligase/methenyltetrahydrofolate cyclohydrolase/methylenetetrahydrofolate dehydrogenase MIS1 (similar to Saccharomyces cerevisiae YBR084W | MIS1 | MItochondrial C1-tetrahydrofolate Synthase) yields the protein MLNARYVKRGLFTFKNSLVRSKKSSIFRIIFRPNNVFNLYHTLSGKDLAKDIRKEAFQEILNIKKSHPNFSPTLKIIQVGSRPDSSTYVRAKLKASEDSGVNCIVEKLSEDISEFELLNKIDKINNDDSIHGLLIQLPLPKHLDETKVTNAVSYTKDVDGFHRYNVGELSKRGGKPFFIPCTPNGCMKLIEKAGIELCGKNAVVLGRSDIVGTPVAALLKDRNATVTVCHSRTTNLPEILAKADIVVAACGKANFVKGEWLKDGVVVIDVGINYIPDVTKKSGRKLVGDVDYNTCKEKASFITPVPGGVGPMTVAMLVTNVVLAAKKQLLKNETPLNITPLPLKIETPVPSDIEISRKQTPKHISTVAEELGIHKQELELFGHYKAKLSLDILDRLKDRENGKYILVAGITPTPLGEGKSTTTMGLVQALSAHLHKPAIANVRQPSMGPTFGVKGGAAGGGYSQVIPMDEFNMHLTGDIHAISAANNLLAAAIDTRIFHEATQKNDATFYKRLVPAKKGIRRFTKSMLRRLEKIGVNKTNPDDLTPEEINKFARLNINPDTITIKRVVDVNDRMLRQITIGEAPTEKGLIRKTGFDISVASELMAILALSKNLKDLRERVGRIVIGANYNNEPVTCEDICCAGAITALLKDAIKPNLMQSLEGTPVMVHAGPFANISIGASSVIADRIALKLVGKQASDSVAEDRDETGFVVTEAGFDFTMGGERFFNIKCRSSGLQPNAVVLVSTVRALKLHGGAPDVKPGQSLPYEYTQENVELVRKGVANLVKQISNARQFGVPVVVAINKFETDTEEEIEVIKKAAIRAGAFDAVTSNHWAEGGKGAVKLAEAVVKATKQESDFKLLYNVDSSVEDKLRAIVTKMYGGAKIEISPQAQQKIDMYKSQGFGNLPICIAKTQYSLSHDPKLKNVPTGFTFPIRDIRASIGAGYLYALAAEIQTIPGLSTYAGYMNVEVGEDGEIEGLF from the coding sequence ATGTTAAATGCTAGATACGTTAAAAGAGGCCTATTCACATTTAAAAACTCTTTGGTTCgttcaaaaaaaagttcaaTTTTTAGGATAATATTCCGTCCAAACAATGTTTTCAACTTGTATCACACTCTATCTGGAAAAGATTTAGCCAAAGATATTAGAAAAGAAGCATTTcaagaaattttaaatattaagaaATCACATCCCAATTTTAGTCCgacattaaaaattattcaagTAGGTAGCAGACCCGATTCTTCAACCTACGTCCGCGCCAAATTAAAGGCTTCGGAAGACAGCGGTGTCAATTGCATAGTGGAAAAGTTGTCAGAAGACATTTCTGAgtttgaattattaaataaaattgataaaattaataacgATGATTCTATACATGGATTATTGATTCAATTGCCCTTGCCAAAGCATTTAGATGAAACTAAAGTCACAAATGCAGTTTCTTATACGAAAGATGTCGATGGTTTCCATCGTTATAATGTAGGTGAATTGTCCAAGAGGGGCGGCAAACCGTTTTTCATACCATGTACACCCAATGGCTGTATGAAATTAATCGAAAAGGCTGGTATTGAATTATGTGGTAAAAACGCTGTTGTTTTGGGTAGATCTGATATTGTTGGCACTCCTGTAGCTGCTCTATTAAAAGATAGAAACGCTACGGTCACAGTTTGTCATAGTCGTACCACCAATTTACCAGAAATCTTGGCTAAAGCAGATATTGTAGTTGCCGCATGTGGGAAGGCAAATTTCGTCAAAGGTGAGTGGTTAAAGGAtggtgttgttgttattgatgTTGGTATCAATTACATCCCAGATGTGACTAAAAAAAGTGGTAGAAAATTGGTTGGTGATGTAGATTATAACACATGCAAAGAAAAAGCGTCGTTCATCACTCCAGTTCCAGGGGGTGTCGGTCCAATGACCGTTGCCATGTTAGTAACAAATGTTGTTTTGGCTGCCAAAAAacaactattaaaaaatgaaaccCCATTAAATATTACACCATTGCccttaaaaatagaaaccCCAGTTCCATCTGATATTGAAATCTCTAGAAAACAAACACCAAAACATATATCTACAGTTGCTGAGGAATTGGGCATTCATAAGCAAGAATTAGAATTGTTTGGGCACTATAAGGCCAAATTATCCTTGGACATTTTGGATAGATTAAAAGATCGTGAGAACggtaaatatatattggtTGCTGGTATCACTCCAACACCATTGGGTGAGGGCAAATCCACCACTACAATGGGCTTAGTTCAAGCTTTATCTGCCCATTTGCACAAGCCAGCCATTGCTAATGTTCGTCAGCCATCAATGGGTCCAACTTTTGGGGTTAAAGGTGGTGCTGCTGGCGGTGGGTATTCACAAGTTATTCCAATGGATGAATTCAACATGCACTTAACTGGAGATATACATGCCATTTCCGCCGCAAATAACTTGTTAGCCGCTGCCATTGATACTAGGATTTTCCATGAAGCCACTCAAAAAAATGATGCCACTTTCTATAAAAGATTAGTTCCAGCAAAAAAGGGTATTCGTAGATTTACTAAATCAATGTTAAGAagattagaaaaaataggTGTTAATAAGACCAACCCAGATGATTTGACACCAGAGgaaattaacaaatttgCCCGTTTAAATATCAATCCAGATACTATCACCATAAAGAGAGTTGTTGATGTAAATGACAGAATGCTACGTCAGATAACTATTGGCGAAGCTCCCACTGAAAAGGGTTTGATAAGAAAAACCGGGTTTGATATTTCTGTTGCATCTGAACTGATGGCAATATTAGCGCTatctaaaaatttgaaagatTTACGAGAACGTGTTGGTCGCATTGTTATTGGTGCCAATTACAATAACGAACCAGTTACTTGCGAGGATATTTGTTGTGCTGGTGCAATCACTGCTTTACTAAAAGATGCCATAAAACCAAATTTGATGCAATCTTTGGAAGGTACACCAGTGATGGTTCACGCCGGTCCATTTGCCAATATCTCCATTGGAGCTTCTTCTGTTATTGCCGATAGAATTGCATTAAAGCTGGTTGGTAAACAAGCTTCAGATTCAGTTGCCGAAGATAGAGATGAAACTGGGTTTGTTGTTACCGAGGCTGGTTTTGATTTCACAATGGGTGGTGAAagatttttcaatattaagTGTCGCTCTTCAGGTTTACAGCCTAACGCTGTTGTTTTGGTATCTACTGTTAGAGCCTTGAAATTACATGGTGGTGCCCCAGATGTCAAACCAGGCCAATCTTTACCGTATGAATACACACAAGAAAATGTCGAATTAGTTAGAAAGGGTGTTGCAAATTTAGTTAAACAAATTTCTAATGCTAGACAATTTGGCGTTCcggttgttgttgctatCAACAAGTTTGAGACAGATACTGAAGAGGAAATTGAAGTTATTAAGAAAGCAGCTATTAGAGCCGGTGCATTCGATGCAGTCACATCTAATCACTGGGCTGAAGGTGGTAAAGGTGCTGTTAAATTGGCTGAGGCTGTCGTCAAAGCTACAAAACAAGAGAgtgattttaaattattgtaTAATGTGGATTCTTCTGTTGAAGATAAATTACGTGCCATTGTTACCAAAATGTATGGTGGTGccaaaattgaaatttcaCCGCAGGCccaacaaaaaatagataTGTACAAAAGCCAAGGATTCGGTAATCTACCAATTTGTATTGCCAAAACCCAATACTCCCTATCACATGATCCGAAATTGAAAAACGTTCCAACTGGATTTACTTTTCCAATCAGAGATATTAGAGCTTCTATTGGTGCTGGTTATTTGTATGCTTTAGCCGCTGAAATTCAAACTATTCCGGGATTGTCCACTTATGCTGGTTATATGAATGTTGAAGTTGGTGAAGACGGTGAAATCGAAGGGTTGTTTTAG
- a CDS encoding uncharacterized protein (similar to Saccharomyces cerevisiae YBL028C | protein of unknown function that may interact with ribosomes): MGKSLRAKSTIKAKAFRRKELEYQNAVDSRAKRIAEKLKQDLNKQSNKEDSDVMEVEQTQQTEKSNISTSGWRDARHLNYRKAKKMKKSKKKGSFTKF, encoded by the coding sequence ATGGGTAAATCTTTGCGTGCTAAATCCACTATTAAAGCCAAAGCTTTCAGACGTAAAGAATTGGAATACCAAAATGCAGTTGACTCACGTGCTAAACGTATAGCAGAAAAACTTAAGCAAGACTTGAATAAACAGAGTAATAAGGAAGACAGTGATGTTATGGAGGTTGAACAAACACAACAAACagaaaaaagtaatattAGTACTAGTGGGTGGAGAGATGCGAGACATTTGAATTATAGAAAAGCCaaaaagatgaagaaatcaaaaaagaagggTTCGTTCacaaaattttga